The following proteins come from a genomic window of Tepidiforma thermophila:
- a CDS encoding zinc-dependent alcohol dehydrogenase family protein — protein sequence MQLLRPAPIAARPLAEADLPQPEPGPGELLLRLTACGVCRTDLQLVEGDLKARRLPIIPGHQAVGVVAAVGPGVDGWSPGDRAGVAWLAGACGACRYCRSGRENLCESATFTGWDRDGGYAEFMTARADFALHLPESFGDLDAAPLLCGGVIGYRSLRVSGIQPGGRLGLFGFGASATLAIQVARHWGCEVYVVTRSKAEQERALRLGARWAGGCDDAVPVPLDAAVTFAPAGEVVVRALAAVDRGGTVAINAIHLDRVPEFPYELLWWERTIRSVANFTRQDAREFLEIAAAIPIRTEYDLYPLSAANEALEALSAGNVHGAAVLDIAGSLGRDA from the coding sequence ATGCAGCTTCTTCGGCCGGCACCCATCGCCGCCCGGCCGCTGGCCGAAGCCGACCTCCCGCAGCCCGAGCCGGGCCCGGGTGAGCTTCTGCTCCGGCTCACGGCGTGCGGCGTCTGCCGGACCGACCTGCAGCTCGTCGAGGGCGACCTTAAGGCACGCCGCCTGCCGATCATCCCGGGCCACCAGGCGGTCGGTGTGGTGGCAGCCGTTGGCCCCGGCGTTGACGGCTGGAGCCCCGGCGACCGCGCCGGGGTGGCGTGGCTGGCCGGTGCCTGCGGGGCCTGCCGCTACTGCCGTTCGGGGCGAGAGAACCTCTGTGAATCCGCAACCTTCACCGGCTGGGACCGCGACGGCGGATACGCCGAGTTCATGACGGCGCGGGCCGACTTCGCCCTGCACCTGCCCGAAAGTTTCGGCGACCTCGATGCTGCTCCCTTGCTGTGCGGCGGTGTGATCGGCTACCGGTCGCTCCGGGTCAGCGGTATCCAGCCGGGCGGCCGGCTCGGCCTCTTCGGCTTCGGCGCGTCAGCGACACTCGCCATCCAGGTGGCCCGCCACTGGGGCTGTGAGGTGTACGTGGTTACCCGTTCGAAGGCTGAGCAGGAGCGGGCCCTGCGCCTCGGCGCCCGCTGGGCCGGCGGCTGCGACGATGCTGTGCCGGTTCCGCTTGATGCAGCCGTGACCTTCGCACCCGCCGGCGAGGTCGTCGTGCGCGCGCTCGCCGCGGTGGACCGTGGCGGAACGGTCGCGATCAACGCCATTCATCTCGATCGCGTGCCGGAGTTCCCGTACGAGCTGCTCTGGTGGGAGCGGACCATCCGGAGCGTCGCGAACTTCACCCGGCAGGACGCGCGCGAGTTCCTCGAAATCGCGGCGGCCATTCCCATTCGGACGGAGTACGACCTCTACCCGCTCTCCGCCGCCAACGAGGCCCTCGAAGCGCTGTCCGCAGGCAACGTCCACGGGGCCGCCGTGCTCGATATCGCTGGTTCGCTGGGCCGCGACGCGTAA
- the argB gene encoding acetylglutamate kinase, whose amino-acid sequence MTPGPFVIKVGGSTLGSTDTTYADIAALARSGDVPVVVHGGGAEASRWLEAMGIPSRFERGLRVTDERVLPVVVAVFAGLVNKRIVAAVNAAGATAVGFSGADGRVLECRIADPSLGFVGEPVRVNPGPILALQQAGIVPVIGPIGAVPGEPADQLVNVNADTVAGNIAAALGARRLVFLTDVEGVRDAAGERIPRLDAARARSLIADGTISGGMIPKIEACLHALALGVEVQIVDGRRPGALQSLEGAGTLLVP is encoded by the coding sequence ATGACTCCCGGGCCATTTGTCATCAAAGTCGGCGGCAGCACGCTGGGCTCGACTGACACGACCTACGCGGATATCGCTGCGCTCGCCCGCTCCGGCGACGTACCAGTCGTGGTTCACGGCGGTGGTGCAGAGGCGAGCCGGTGGCTCGAGGCCATGGGCATCCCGTCCCGCTTCGAACGGGGGTTACGGGTGACCGACGAGCGGGTGCTGCCGGTTGTCGTCGCCGTATTTGCGGGGCTGGTCAACAAGCGGATTGTCGCCGCAGTCAATGCCGCCGGGGCAACGGCCGTGGGTTTCAGCGGGGCCGATGGCCGGGTGCTCGAGTGCCGCATCGCTGACCCGTCCCTCGGTTTCGTCGGAGAGCCCGTCCGGGTCAATCCTGGCCCCATTCTGGCGCTCCAGCAGGCCGGTATCGTGCCGGTCATCGGCCCGATCGGTGCTGTCCCCGGGGAACCCGCCGACCAGCTGGTCAACGTGAATGCCGACACCGTGGCCGGGAACATCGCGGCGGCCCTCGGCGCCCGGCGGCTCGTCTTCCTCACTGATGTCGAGGGAGTCCGCGATGCGGCCGGCGAGCGCATTCCCCGGCTCGATGCCGCCCGCGCCCGGTCCCTCATCGCCGACGGCACCATCTCGGGTGGGATGATCCCCAAGATCGAAGCGTGCCTCCACGCGCTGGCGCTCGGCGTCGAGGTGCAGATTGTGGACGGCAGGCGCCCGGGGGCGTTGCAATCGCTCGAAGGCGCCGGGACGCTGCTCGTCCCCTGA
- a CDS encoding acetylornithine transaminase, translating to MTDWIAEEHRYLFQNYGRQPVVIERGQGTRAWDIEGNEYLDFVGGVAVNVLGHSHPAVVAAIADQAARVIHTSNLFYTTPMIELARLLVERSGLDRAFFCNSGTEAVEAAMKLARRWGYDTRGGAFEIITTTDSFHGRTMGSLSATGNQRYREPFEPLVPGFRIVPWNDLEAVRQATNDRTVAVMVEPIQGEGGVNMPAPGYLAGLRAWCDERGLLLIFDEVQTGIGRTGTFFAFEHDGVRPDIMALAKGLAGGVPIGAILARDEVAAHFVKGDHGSTFGGNPLAAAAALATVREVLAPGFLERARAASARLAERLRSLEDRYGLVTEVRGRGMLLAIGLARDCSAELVDEARRRGLLVNNVRPNAVRLMPPLTVSDDEIDRACDILEASIRALEGAGSK from the coding sequence ATGACTGACTGGATCGCCGAAGAGCACCGCTACCTCTTTCAGAACTATGGCCGGCAGCCGGTCGTCATTGAGCGCGGGCAGGGGACGCGCGCCTGGGACATCGAAGGGAACGAGTACCTCGATTTCGTCGGCGGAGTTGCCGTTAACGTCCTGGGTCACAGCCACCCGGCCGTTGTGGCGGCCATTGCCGACCAGGCGGCCCGGGTCATCCACACGTCGAACCTTTTCTACACCACGCCCATGATTGAGCTCGCGCGGCTGCTCGTCGAACGGTCGGGGCTCGACCGAGCGTTCTTCTGCAATTCCGGCACCGAAGCGGTCGAAGCCGCCATGAAGCTTGCCAGGCGCTGGGGATACGATACCCGCGGTGGGGCGTTCGAAATCATCACCACCACCGACAGCTTCCACGGGCGAACCATGGGCTCGCTGTCGGCGACCGGGAACCAGCGCTACCGCGAGCCGTTCGAGCCGCTCGTTCCCGGGTTCCGGATCGTTCCCTGGAACGACCTCGAAGCCGTCCGGCAGGCGACCAACGACCGAACGGTCGCGGTCATGGTCGAACCGATCCAGGGCGAGGGCGGCGTCAACATGCCCGCGCCGGGCTACCTTGCCGGGCTCCGCGCCTGGTGCGACGAACGCGGCCTCCTGCTGATCTTTGACGAGGTCCAAACCGGCATCGGTCGCACGGGGACGTTCTTCGCCTTCGAACACGACGGCGTGCGGCCCGACATCATGGCCCTGGCGAAGGGGCTTGCCGGCGGCGTGCCGATCGGCGCAATCCTCGCCCGGGACGAGGTCGCGGCCCACTTCGTGAAAGGCGACCACGGCAGCACCTTCGGCGGGAACCCGCTCGCCGCTGCTGCCGCCCTGGCGACCGTCCGTGAAGTGCTCGCTCCCGGGTTCCTCGAGCGCGCCCGTGCGGCCTCGGCCCGGCTGGCAGAGCGGCTCCGCTCGCTTGAAGACCGGTACGGGCTGGTCACCGAGGTGCGCGGCCGCGGCATGCTGCTGGCCATCGGCCTTGCTCGCGATTGTTCGGCCGAGCTGGTCGATGAGGCGCGCCGGCGCGGCCTGCTGGTCAACAACGTCCGACCCAATGCTGTTCGCCTGATGCCACCGCTTACCGTCTCCGACGACGAAATCGACCGGGCATGCGACATCCTCGAAGCGTCGATTCGCGCGCTCGAGGGCGCAGGCAGCAAGTAG
- the argC gene encoding N-acetyl-gamma-glutamyl-phosphate reductase: protein MTYRVGIINVTGYAGMEAARLLWNHPAARLVAATGRSLAGQRLGEAFPSLGLYEDLPITETIEADVDVVFSSLPTAESAKACAPFVRAGVKVIDIAADFRLKAPGAFEQWMGGGQPHPAPDLLPEAVYGLPELNRDRIAAARLVANPGCYPAAAILALAPAVRAGIIEPTIVVDAKSGISGAGRGSGGGFGYSEVNEDVSAYKIANHNHQPEIAQELGALRGGEEPRVTFVPHLVPMTRGIHATCYAPLAREITQAEVLDLYRDFYHAAPFTSVSTVPPHTKHTLGTNRCIVHPVVDARNGMLVVASVLDNLGKGAAGQAIENMNLMLGIDQAAGLQLPAVYP, encoded by the coding sequence GTGACGTACCGTGTCGGCATTATCAACGTAACCGGCTACGCCGGCATGGAGGCGGCCCGCCTCCTCTGGAATCACCCCGCCGCCCGCCTGGTGGCAGCTACCGGCCGGTCGCTGGCGGGCCAGCGGCTCGGCGAGGCCTTTCCGTCGCTCGGCCTCTACGAAGACCTGCCCATTACGGAGACCATCGAGGCCGATGTCGACGTTGTTTTCTCCTCGCTGCCGACTGCGGAGAGTGCAAAGGCCTGTGCTCCCTTCGTCCGCGCCGGCGTGAAGGTCATCGACATCGCAGCCGACTTCCGGTTGAAGGCGCCGGGGGCGTTCGAACAGTGGATGGGCGGCGGCCAGCCACACCCCGCGCCCGACCTTCTGCCCGAGGCCGTCTACGGCCTCCCCGAGCTGAACCGCGACCGGATCGCCGCAGCCAGGCTGGTCGCAAATCCAGGCTGCTACCCCGCGGCGGCGATCCTCGCCCTTGCCCCGGCGGTGCGCGCCGGCATCATCGAGCCCACGATCGTTGTGGATGCCAAGTCCGGTATATCGGGCGCGGGGCGCGGGAGCGGTGGCGGATTTGGCTACAGCGAAGTGAACGAGGACGTGTCGGCCTACAAAATCGCCAACCACAACCACCAGCCGGAGATCGCCCAGGAGCTTGGAGCGCTCCGCGGTGGCGAGGAGCCGCGGGTCACGTTCGTCCCGCACCTCGTCCCGATGACCCGGGGAATCCACGCCACCTGCTATGCGCCGCTCGCTCGCGAGATCACCCAGGCCGAGGTCCTCGACCTCTATCGCGATTTCTACCATGCCGCGCCGTTCACTTCGGTGTCGACCGTTCCCCCGCACACCAAGCACACGCTGGGGACCAACCGCTGCATCGTGCACCCGGTGGTCGACGCCCGAAACGGCATGCTCGTGGTGGCCAGTGTCCTCGACAACCTCGGCAAGGGCGCTGCCGGCCAGGCCATCGAGAACATGAACCTGATGCTTGGCATCGACCAGGCTGCCGGGCTGCAGCTGCCGGCGGTGTACCCCTGA
- a CDS encoding dihydroorotate dehydrogenase, which yields MEIDLSVDLAPGHKRGLLLRNPVMPASGTFSWGFEFEQHFGREGIERLGAVVSKGVTMEPRAGNRQPRVAETPAGMLNSIGLQNVGIRACIEELAPQWARWDTPVIVNIAGDTVDEFGEMARMLDGVPGIAGIELNISCPNVDTGGMEIGQSVEASARATRAAVRNTDLPVIVKLTPNVTDPVQLALACEAEGAAAICAVNTVLGMAIDIERRRPVLPRARGGLSGPAIKPIALRIVYDVAGAVRIPVIGCGGITTARDALEFLMAGASAVQVGTATFANPRALLDIIDGLEAWCAANGVTRLGDIVGCARPATVA from the coding sequence GTGGAAATCGACCTGTCCGTCGACCTGGCGCCCGGCCACAAGCGCGGCCTGCTGCTGCGAAACCCGGTCATGCCGGCCAGTGGCACCTTCAGCTGGGGGTTCGAATTCGAGCAGCACTTCGGCCGCGAGGGCATTGAGCGGCTCGGCGCCGTCGTGTCGAAGGGCGTCACCATGGAGCCAAGGGCCGGCAACCGCCAGCCGCGGGTCGCGGAGACCCCGGCCGGCATGCTCAACTCGATCGGCCTCCAGAACGTGGGCATCCGCGCCTGCATCGAGGAGCTGGCGCCGCAGTGGGCCCGCTGGGATACCCCAGTGATCGTCAACATCGCCGGCGACACGGTTGACGAATTCGGCGAAATGGCCCGCATGCTCGACGGCGTGCCTGGGATAGCAGGCATCGAACTGAATATCAGCTGTCCCAATGTCGATACCGGTGGGATGGAGATCGGCCAGAGCGTCGAGGCGTCCGCCCGCGCCACGCGCGCGGCGGTGCGCAACACTGACCTCCCCGTCATCGTAAAGCTGACGCCAAACGTGACCGACCCGGTGCAGCTGGCGCTTGCCTGCGAGGCCGAGGGCGCCGCGGCGATCTGCGCGGTGAACACCGTACTCGGCATGGCTATCGATATCGAGCGCCGCCGACCAGTCCTGCCCCGCGCCCGCGGCGGGCTCAGCGGCCCGGCGATCAAGCCGATTGCCCTCCGCATTGTCTATGACGTCGCGGGCGCCGTGCGCATCCCGGTGATCGGGTGCGGGGGCATCACCACGGCGCGGGATGCGCTTGAATTCCTCATGGCCGGGGCGAGTGCTGTGCAGGTCGGGACTGCCACGTTCGCCAATCCCCGGGCGCTGCTCGACATTATCGACGGGCTGGAGGCGTGGTGTGCCGCGAATGGGGTCACGCGCCTCGGCGACATCGTCGGCTGCGCCCGGCCGGCAACGGTCGCCTGA
- the ppk1 gene encoding polyphosphate kinase 1: MEGAHSPSPTESLAPQPVGVPAKWDLGDPSLYLNRELSWLEFNQRVLAEASDRRNLLLERVKFLAITANNLDEFFSKRVGWLKRMLATDARVRTVDGLTIADQYELVVNRCHEMRRDAEAVWHSELLPELADHGIRIVRFQDLEEPVREALREYFERSIFPVLTPLVVDPAHPFPFISGGSLSLALNIRHPGTGQDRFARVKVPPNRPRFIDAGDFRFVLLEDLIAAHLDMLFPGMEVTEWQELRVLRSAETGAPGEEADDLLELIESALRRRRLAEAVSVEVTGELPAARMELLLEELQIAERDVYRSEGPLGLQDLFQLASLDLEPLRDPPFTPAVPSAFVGAGDAAGFFATIRERDLLVHHPYESFDETVVRFVEEASEDPAVLAIKATMYRTSPDSPILEALIDAAGRGKQVAVLVELTARFDEANNILWARKLEAAGVHVAYGQPDLKIHSKICLVVREEATGVTMYAHIGTGNYNSRTARVYTDLGLFTADPKICGDILRIFNLLTGFGEQFRTDVVLAAPSNLRQSITDRIRREIEHARAGRPARLIFKMNALEDFECTRLLYEAAMAGVQVDLIIRGICRLRPGLPGLSENVRVVSIIGRFLEHARIYYFENNGDPEYFIGSADLMKRNLDERIEVLAPVRSPEHRAQLRELLELQLNDRRQGWRLRDATWERDPSVTEPGCQAILLERAPFS; encoded by the coding sequence ATGGAAGGCGCCCACTCTCCATCTCCGACTGAGTCGCTCGCGCCGCAGCCTGTTGGCGTTCCAGCGAAATGGGACCTCGGCGACCCTTCCCTGTATCTCAATCGCGAACTGAGCTGGCTGGAGTTCAACCAGCGTGTCCTCGCGGAGGCGAGCGACCGGCGCAATCTCCTGCTCGAACGGGTGAAATTTCTCGCGATCACTGCGAACAACCTCGATGAGTTCTTCTCCAAGCGTGTGGGCTGGCTCAAGCGGATGCTGGCGACCGATGCCCGCGTCCGGACGGTCGACGGTCTCACCATCGCTGACCAGTACGAGCTGGTGGTGAACCGCTGCCACGAAATGCGGCGGGATGCCGAAGCTGTCTGGCACTCCGAACTCCTGCCAGAACTGGCGGACCATGGCATCCGCATCGTCCGCTTCCAGGACCTTGAAGAGCCCGTCCGGGAGGCTCTGCGCGAGTACTTTGAGCGGTCCATCTTCCCGGTCCTCACGCCGCTCGTGGTCGACCCGGCCCATCCGTTCCCGTTCATCTCCGGCGGGTCCCTCTCGCTGGCACTCAATATTCGCCACCCCGGCACCGGCCAGGACCGGTTCGCCCGCGTCAAGGTTCCGCCCAACCGGCCCCGCTTCATCGACGCCGGTGACTTCCGCTTCGTGCTGCTGGAAGACCTGATCGCCGCGCACCTCGACATGCTCTTCCCCGGGATGGAAGTGACGGAGTGGCAGGAGCTCCGGGTACTCCGTAGCGCCGAAACCGGTGCCCCCGGGGAAGAGGCTGACGACCTCCTTGAGCTGATTGAAAGCGCGCTCCGCCGCCGGCGGCTGGCGGAAGCCGTTTCCGTGGAGGTCACTGGCGAACTCCCGGCTGCCCGGATGGAGCTGCTGCTCGAGGAGCTCCAGATCGCCGAGCGTGACGTCTACCGCTCCGAGGGGCCGCTTGGTTTGCAGGACCTCTTCCAGCTCGCGAGCCTCGACCTGGAGCCGCTCCGCGATCCCCCGTTCACGCCGGCCGTACCCTCGGCCTTCGTCGGCGCAGGCGATGCAGCCGGCTTCTTCGCGACAATCCGGGAGCGCGACCTGCTCGTCCACCATCCCTACGAGTCGTTCGACGAGACCGTCGTGCGCTTTGTGGAGGAAGCTTCCGAGGACCCGGCCGTCCTCGCCATCAAGGCGACGATGTACCGTACCTCGCCGGACTCCCCCATCCTCGAAGCGCTCATCGATGCGGCCGGGCGCGGCAAACAGGTCGCCGTCCTTGTCGAATTAACCGCCCGTTTCGACGAGGCGAATAACATCCTCTGGGCGCGGAAGCTCGAAGCAGCCGGTGTTCACGTCGCGTATGGCCAGCCTGACCTGAAGATTCATTCAAAGATTTGCCTTGTCGTCCGCGAAGAGGCTACCGGTGTCACGATGTATGCCCACATCGGGACGGGCAACTACAATTCGCGTACCGCACGCGTGTATACCGACCTTGGTCTCTTTACTGCCGACCCGAAAATTTGCGGCGATATCCTCCGAATTTTCAACCTCCTGACAGGGTTCGGCGAACAGTTCCGGACCGACGTCGTGCTGGCTGCGCCCTCCAACCTCCGCCAGTCCATCACCGACCGCATCCGCCGCGAAATCGAGCATGCGCGCGCCGGACGTCCCGCCCGGCTCATCTTCAAGATGAACGCGCTCGAGGATTTTGAGTGCACCCGTCTCCTTTATGAGGCTGCCATGGCCGGGGTGCAGGTCGACCTGATTATCCGTGGCATTTGCCGGCTCCGACCCGGGCTCCCGGGGCTCTCGGAGAACGTCCGGGTCGTCAGCATCATCGGGCGGTTCCTCGAGCACGCCCGGATTTACTACTTCGAGAACAACGGTGACCCGGAGTATTTCATCGGCAGCGCGGACCTCATGAAGCGCAACCTGGACGAGCGCATTGAGGTGCTCGCGCCGGTACGGTCTCCCGAGCACCGGGCGCAGCTTCGCGAGCTCCTCGAGCTGCAGCTGAACGACCGGCGGCAGGGATGGCGGCTGCGCGACGCAACCTGGGAGCGCGACCCCTCCGTCACCGAGCCCGGCTGCCAGGCGATCCTCCTCGAACGCGCCCCCTTCTCCTGA
- the argJ gene encoding bifunctional glutamate N-acetyltransferase/amino-acid acetyltransferase ArgJ — MAAVDPAGHVTSPAGFRAGAAFAGVKTYGDGKLDLAILVSDYPCMTAAVYTRSRLHAASIDINRAKLAVRPARGVVVNAGVANASTGERGLRDGYELARLAAGHAGIPAEEMLVCSTGVIGHFLPMEKLGGAMPSIVLHRDGGPEFARAIMTTDTRPKSGAVRFGPYTIGGSCKGSGMIHPNMATMLAFLTTDAPVEGVFLQQVFAKAVDDSFNLVSVDGDTSPSDTALLFANGAAGGDPIRLGHPLAWEFEAALRDLCVYLAKEIARDGEGATRLIEFTVTGAATVEDARKLVRLLSTSYLLKSAVHGADPNWGRIAAVVGRSGVDLNEEAVTIDLCGTRVFERARPTAFDADALSAAMRASEVEIRVDLGVGSAAATGWGCDLSADYVAINADYHT, encoded by the coding sequence ATGGCGGCAGTCGACCCGGCCGGCCACGTCACGTCGCCCGCGGGCTTCCGCGCGGGTGCGGCCTTCGCCGGCGTCAAGACCTACGGCGACGGCAAGCTCGACCTCGCCATCCTCGTCAGCGATTACCCCTGCATGACGGCTGCGGTGTACACGAGGAGCCGCCTCCACGCGGCCTCGATCGACATCAATCGAGCGAAGCTCGCCGTTCGGCCTGCACGCGGCGTCGTCGTGAATGCGGGGGTTGCGAACGCGAGCACCGGCGAACGCGGGCTGCGCGACGGCTACGAGCTCGCCCGTCTCGCCGCCGGCCACGCCGGCATCCCGGCCGAGGAGATGCTGGTCTGCAGCACCGGGGTCATTGGGCATTTCCTCCCAATGGAGAAGCTCGGCGGGGCGATGCCGTCAATCGTGCTCCATCGTGACGGGGGGCCGGAATTCGCCCGGGCCATCATGACAACCGACACGCGCCCCAAGAGCGGCGCGGTACGGTTCGGCCCGTACACCATCGGCGGATCATGCAAGGGCTCGGGCATGATCCACCCGAATATGGCGACGATGCTCGCCTTCCTCACCACCGATGCGCCGGTCGAGGGCGTCTTCCTCCAGCAGGTTTTCGCGAAGGCGGTTGACGACTCGTTCAACCTGGTGTCGGTCGACGGTGATACCAGCCCCAGCGACACGGCTCTCCTGTTCGCCAACGGCGCGGCCGGCGGCGACCCCATCCGGCTTGGCCATCCGCTCGCGTGGGAGTTCGAGGCGGCCCTCCGCGACCTGTGTGTGTATCTCGCAAAGGAGATCGCTCGCGATGGCGAAGGAGCCACCAGGCTGATCGAGTTCACGGTGACTGGCGCCGCCACCGTGGAAGACGCCCGCAAGCTGGTGCGCCTCCTCAGTACCTCGTACCTGCTCAAGTCGGCGGTTCACGGCGCTGACCCCAACTGGGGGCGCATCGCGGCCGTCGTCGGACGGTCAGGAGTTGACCTCAACGAGGAGGCTGTGACCATCGACCTTTGCGGCACGAGGGTCTTCGAGCGCGCCCGTCCGACCGCCTTCGATGCAGACGCCCTCTCTGCCGCGATGCGGGCGAGCGAGGTCGAGATCCGGGTCGACCTCGGCGTCGGCTCCGCCGCTGCGACCGGATGGGGATGCGACCTCTCGGCCGACTACGTGGCCATCAACGCGGACTACCACACATGA